A window of the Hevea brasiliensis isolate MT/VB/25A 57/8 chromosome 6, ASM3005281v1, whole genome shotgun sequence genome harbors these coding sequences:
- the LOC131180811 gene encoding pectinesterase-like, which yields MYTMAGFSHAKPKPRSQKCSIPLTLVFIIKIFSLAALGEAYNNDQKSSTSATEPSISSACKATLYKTACESFLVSLETSTLPATPEELFYLSVQYTLKQAHSALNLASFLSLSAHNNNNSQAHLAPPGAMKDCIELLDDSLDQLSNVINRKNNLIQRHSDVQTWLSAALTNQDTCIESLHNSKFKEEKGVMISTARNLSHHISNSLAFYVSHYGTEEANKKSNPIGRKLFAGNGFPSWVSARERKLLEAPTGEIEAHAVVAKDGSGTHKTIAEAIELLGSLAVGGRNVIYVKAGTYKENLNFPRKRKNVMLVGDGKGKTVIVGSRNADGGWSTFQSATVAAMGDGFIARGITFVNSAGPQKHQAVALRVGSDKSVIFQCSIEGYQDSLYTHSKRQFYRETDIYGTIDFIFGNSAVVFQNCSIFARKPSSGSKNFVTAQGRTDPNQNTGISIHNCKIGSASDLAGSKITYLGRPWQKYSRTVIMQSFIDGSINPAGWHPWSGNFALSTLFYGEYMNSGPGGSTSGRVQWSGYRGTLTVAVAQTFTVGSFIDGNMWLPSTGVSFDSGLIG from the exons ATGTACACAATGGCAGGTTTCTCCCATGCAAAGCCAAAGCCTAGGAGCCAAAAATGCTCAATTCCCCTAACCTTAGTCTTTATCATCAAAATCTTCTCCTTAGCTGCTTTAGGAGAAGCTTACAATAATGATCAAAAGTCCTCTACATCAGCTACTGAACCCTCCATTTCCTCTGCCTGTAAAGCCACCCTTTACAAAACTGCCTGTGAATCTTTCCTTGTGTCACTGGAAACCAGTACTCTACCAGCAACACCAGAAGAGCTCTTTTATCTCTCTGTTCAGTACACCTTGAAACAAGCTCATTCAGCTCTAAACCTCGCTTCTTTTCTTAGTCTCTCcgctcataataataataattcccaGGCACATCTGGCTCCTCCTGGTGCCATGAAAGATTGTATTGAGCTTCTTGATGATAGCTTAGACCAACTCTCTAATGTCATCAACCGCAAGAATAACCTTATCCAAAGACACAGTGATGTCCAAACGTGGCTTAGTGCTGCACTTACCAATCAAGACACATGCATTGAAAGCCTTCATAATAGTAAGTTCAAAGAAGAAAAAGGGGTAATGATTTCCACGGCGAGAAATTTAAGTCACCATATAAGCAATTCCTTGGCTTTTTATGTGTCTCATTATGGGACAGAAGAGGCTAATAAAAAGTCGAACCCTATTGGTCGGAAACTTTTTGCAGGTAATGGGTTTCCGAGTTGGGTGTCGGCACGGGAAAGGAAGCTTCTGGAAGCTCCGACAGGGGAGATAGAAGCACATGCAGTGGTGGCAAAGGACGGGAGTGGAACGCATAAGACAATAGCAGAAGCAATTGAGCTGTTGGGCTCTTTGGCTGTTGGGGGTAGAAATGTAATTTATGTGAAAGCTGGGACTTACAAGGAAAACCTGAACTTTCCCAGAAAGAGGAAGAACGTTATGTTAGTGGGTGATGGGAAGGGCAAAACGGTCATTGTAGGTAGTAGAAACGCTGACGGTGGATGGTCAACTTTCCAGTCTGCTACGGTTG CGGCCATGGGAGATGGATTCATAGCTCGAGGCATAACATTTGTAAACAGTGCGGGTCCACAGAAGCACCAAGCAGTTGCCCTTCGAGTTGGATCAGATAAATCAGTGATCTTTCAGTGCTCAATTGAGGGCTATCAAGACAGTCTCTACACCCACTCCAAGCGCCAATTCTACAGGGAAACTGACATTTATGGCACAATAGATTTCATATTTGGAAATTCTGCTGTCGTTTTTCAGAACTGTAGCATTTTTGCCAGGAAACCTTCTTCAGGCTCCAAGAACTTTGTCACAGCTCAAGGTCGAACTGACCCTAATCAGAACACAGGCATTTCTATACACAATTGCAAGATAGGATCAGCTTCAGACCTCGCAGGTTCCAAGATCACGTATCTTGGAAGACCTTGGCAGAAATATTCCAGGACAGTTATAATGCAGTCCTTTATTGACGGCTCTATTAATCCTGCTGGTTGGCATCCTTGGTCTGGCAATTTTGCCCTTAGCACGCTCTTTTATGGAGAATATATGAACTCAGGCCCTGGAGGTTCAACTTCCGGTAGGGTCCAGTGGTCTGGATATCGTGGCACACTCACAGTAGCCGTGGCTCAAACGTTCACCGTCGGCAGTTTCATTGATGGCAATATGTGGTTGCCTTCGACTGGGGTGTCTTTTGATTCTGGACTTATTGGTTAA